The sequence below is a genomic window from Sander lucioperca isolate FBNREF2018 chromosome 6, SLUC_FBN_1.2, whole genome shotgun sequence.
GCTTTAACCACTCTGCTTCCTGGACCAGGTGAGGTTTGAGTGTTTTAGATCTATGTTTACTagtctgcttcttcttctctgtcatTGTTGGTGCATGGCTGCATGTTCTGGCATCTTTCAGTCttgatgctaagctaagctaaccatctgctggctgtagcttcatgtaCACTACAGACgtgagtggtatcgatcttcttatacaacaaagcaaataataatatttgttAAGTGGAGTGCTGCCCGATCATTCCCACCTGCTGAGCTCTGTTTAGTTACTAGCTGATAGTGTAAACATGCAGCTCCCTCATTATAAACGTGGCCTGTTTGTGTGATTTACACCCTTTATCAAGGTGTGCATAACTATTAGGCAGCTTCTTTACCTCAGACAAAATGGGCAAAAAAAGAGATTAACAGACTCTGAAAAGTCCAAAATTGTAAAATGCCTTTCAGAGGGATGAGGCACTCTTGAAGTAGCAAAGATATTGAGGCGTGATCACCGAACACTCAAACGTTTTGTTGCAAATAGTCAACAGGGTCGCAAGAAACgtggagaaaaaaagatgcAGATTACCTGCTAGAGACTTGAGCATAttccagatatatatatatatatatatatatacatatatatatatatatatatatatatatatatatatatatctggaaTATGctcaagtctctctctctctctctctctctctctctctctctctctctctctctatatatatatatatatatatatatatatatatatatatatatatatatatatacaaacataaaaTTTAATGAAATTCAATTTATAAATTGGGGTCAGTTTATAAGATAAAACCATTCCAATTACTCCAATAAAAACTATAAACATGTTGTAATTTCTGTTAGTTTTCTGGCGCTCTGCTCATGAAATCCCTCTTACTTCTTAATTTTTATGTTTTCtgaattttaagattttattctCTTTTCATAAAATCATGTTTATCTTCTGAATATTGcaatttttgttgttattttttcatAAATCCCTTTTTTCTTCTGTCAAATGTAaccattattattttaatttaaatgtagtTATCTTATACTGACTAAACTTTTCAAAACTATTAATttaattgtatgttttaattttgtaacCCGATACccatttattttcatcattttcatttaatataaatatattatttaaattaattatttaaaatatttttctatATTAATGATTAAAACTAACAAATATAGTATTACAAAAGAAATactaaaaattaaataaatatgaatttaTGAAGTGGGCTCAGTGTATAAGATAAAAACATTcagattaaaataataaaaactgtaaacatgttttaatgtgtatatttctctgcttgtagttcctgctggtgtccaccagagggcgccatgacaCCACTCACCAGCAGAGAGATGCTTCTTGGTTTTAAGTGTAAATTGTTTTacattattacaactttttGTCATATAATTACTTTGtcttaaattgtatttattttctgcatATTACGATTTTATTATCAATGTTTTAGTCTGTCAGTGGAAATAGCCTGACATAAACATCAGTAAACTATTTTTGGATGAAGCCTGTGAATGCACCCTTTACCTTTAACATAAAAGAAGGACACTGTGTGTGATCATGTAAACGCACACAGCGCGCATTCACGGATATATTTTGGTCAaatgaaaagttattttttcaTTGGTTAATTTGACCCTGAACAACAGAAATAGTTTTCAGTGTATCACTCATCTGTTCATGTCTTACAGATTCACAAACAACTGAACGGAAATCAGTTTATTACTGGTTAGAACGGATGACATACGCTGCACAACAAGCTAATGTTAACAATTGCATAGCATGTTCCACTGGGAGGCCACAGTTAGGCACCATCCCATTCAAAGACTTCCTAGAAGCCTGGTTTGGAAAGTGGAGCACCTTAATTAGTTCTTTTCTAGTTTCTTTCACAGTCGCTGCATCTCTCCTGGTGGCCTGTGGGTGCTGTATTGTACCTTGTCCCCGAGGTTTAGTGCAAAGATGTTTGAAACCATGATGATAAAAACCATGTACCAACAACTGCAACACGGAGACCATGACAATGATGAGACCAACATCTAATTGAAAAAGTTTAATGTTGATGTGAATGCTTAATGATGTACATTATGAAAATCACAAGAAGAGTAATGTACTGAGAAATTTCAGGATTACACAATGTTATACATAATTTTATACATATACTCACACATTCATATACTCATTTATATTCACatactcatatatatatatatatatatatatacacacttatTGAAGTTGCAAATGTTTACTCATTTACTCTATGACAACCTGGAATCTATCAAAGTCCTTGTTACCAGTTTTAAAGATGAGAAAGAGACTTGTAAAAAAATTCTCTATGTTAACAGTGCCATGGATATCGTGGATCAAAGCCTAGCCCAGCAAACGGGCTGTGTGCTTGATAGATTATTAAAGTATAGCACTGATTTCATGGAATATATTGATGTTGACACCAATGTAGACGTGAAGGACTTTGATAGATTCCATGTCTTCCTGTCAGCCAGAGGACCCCAGATGGAAACCTGTCTTAGGGAGACTAATCGAAATCAGGTACACCAGTTTCCAAAGGCATTTAATTAAAATTCAATTGAaaacatttaattgaattgtCATCATGGTGATTAAGCAATCCCCACACATATGCTGTAGTTTTATACATTAATATCTTATACTGTATGCAGATGAAGAGTCAGCTATTCTTGTTAGCAAATGATTGTTAAAAACATCTTTTAGCTGCATCACATTGTAGAGGTAGTGAATTAAGCATAAATAGATATTCTTTTACTACATTGAGATGAGCATATTGGGCAGCTGAGTAAGGTGTCGATGAATGACCAGTATGTACTAATGATAAGAATTAGGCTTCTTGAGTAAATGCTTGCCTCTAAGTTCTGTTGAAACTGTTTGTCAAGACCTTGAATATGACTGCAATAAAATGTATCTCTTGTTGCCTCTACACAGCCTACCACTAACACGGAAGAACCCAGTCAGCCGCTACAGTCACTACTTCAGAAGAAAGCCCCACAGATTCTTACAGAGTATGAGACTACAGGTGTCCTGTCAGTGCCATCGAGGAAGCTCCTTGTGAAGACGTACATAGGAGATTTGGTGGAGAGGTGTGGTTTGTAAGtatctatttttcttttaactgtattttaattttgtaattatttaagtTTCTTGCTGTTTTCACCTTATATCTGGTCATTtgtttgatgtgttttattgtctttgCTCTTGTAACATTGTTGTAACATTGTAACGCGCGCTCTAAAaatctgattattattattattgtactattgtattgtaattattattgtttattattatacCACACTTTGGCATGAATATCTaactttaaaaatatgtttgcactgagacaaaaacaacagtatACCTGTGTCACTGAATGAGGAAGTGGCAATGTTTTTGTCCTATTTTCCAGTTACCCTCTTAGTGCAGAGAAGTTGGCTGTAGCGAAAAGCATCATCACCACCTTCCCATCCCTGAGTGTCAGAGTAGAAGGACAAGGGGAAGGATTTGTAAGTAGTAGTTTTTGTAATAGTACTAGTAGTAAAAAGTACTAGTAATTTTATAATGTACATTCCGCACTCCTCTTCAATCTAATTTAGAATAAAACTCTGCTGCCAAGCTTCTAACAAACCAAAAAACTCACATTCCTTTGATTTTGGCATCATTATACTGGTTCCCAGTTTGTTTTAGAattgattttttaaataatattaattTTACCATAAGGCTCCAGAATACATTGTTGAACTCACTGTGCTACAAGAGGTCATCAGAGCAGTGCAGTATCCTTTGTTAGTGTTTAGTAGGTGAAGATAATCGCATATCTATATTTTATGGTAACTTTAATctcatgattatttttttaagggtTGGTCTTACTGCTCTACAACATATGATATCTTCCATAGCCTAAAACCACAGCCTTTTTCTGTTTCAATTAAAATTGCCCAGCAAATGTCTAATCTGTTTGCTTGCGACCCACATACCACTAAGGAGAACTGAAAGATTGTTGTTCACTGATATCTCCTTTCATTCTCAGGAGCATTACTATGATCTAGTCTCTGGATTCCTAGAGACTAAACTGCGCAACCTTAGACGCAATCTCGAGCAAGGGCAGAGGCGTTATAGGAAGCGAAAAGTGACCAATGACTGCACTGGACCCGAGAAGCCTTATTCAACAGAGGATGGGCATGCCAGCAGCACAAATGAGTGGGCCACCTTGATTAAACGGTTGCGGCCCTCAGCTGATAACCTTTCAGCAATCAAGTCAGGCATGGAGAAAATATACACCTGTCGCAGGTCCTGGAAATATTCAACGAGTACCCACGGTTTTTGGACATGCCAAGTCTGGTAGGTTGCTTCCTTCCTTGGTTTATTTAGTCCCACTCCTCTCAAATGGGATGAACTCACAAAATGATTGCATGGCTTCTGTGCagcaaatataaaacaaaaagaaaccaTGTAATTCCACAGTACCTGCAAAGGGTGACATGCACACCTAACTGTGCTTCACAAAACATCAGCGCTGGGATGGGAGGTGCGCGCAGCTCTACAATCAAACTTCAACCCatttaaatagtaaaaaatGAATTCAAAATCAATATATGGCAGTCAGCGTTGATATTGTGGTGGGCCGCCACAAATAAATCAATGTATGGCCATCAATGCACTGCAACACTGCATTTTAACTAGCATGCCTTATGTTAAGTCAGCTCTGCGCAGCACCGCATGAATTCAAACGCACCTAATGAAAGATGTTTTCAGCTTGCTACGCTGCCACCAAGTAgccaaaatataaaataaatacagcttTACTTTTCAGTGCCCTGATTTAATGCTGTGAGTTTGTTAATATCTGGTAGGTTGAttgtaacatgtttttattctcCTCTGTGTAAGCTGGACTCAGTGTGGCAAACTTACAGGCGGAAAGACAAAGATGGGAGGCCAACATCATTCCCAAACTCAAATCAGTGGCTGCCTTGGAACCAAGAGTGTCCTCTCTGTTGAAGGGTATTGAAGAGAAAACTGAACGTATTTTTCAGTAAACACAAACCCCTCCAAATCAGAAATAATTAAGCCTTCAGTGTGATgctagaaagtaaaaaaaaaaaaaacataaaatgaaatTGTCTTGTTATTCTGTCCTGAAAATTGTGAATTTCCTCTCGCAGGATAACTAAAggcatgtcttcttcttcttctacatATGAataacagtgctttacttttcatagctatacgaatggttcatgacaCAGCTTGCTGAGGCCTAAAAACACTTACAAAACGACCAAAAGCGACTTACAAAAAGTGCATTCAGCCACGTGCGTACAACCCCAAAAAGTGCAAGAGTCATGCAACTACACCAACTGAAAGTGCTACATTTAGATtcgaaaaatgaaaaagaaagtttcctgttgcttttgttACCTCTGTAACACATGGCATCTCCTGTTACTTCTTTCTACttttcacttttctttctttaacctTTATCTACGGCTTCCTGAGGtaaatttgtgatttgtgatattgggctatataaataaaattgactaagCTTACACGTGACCTGGCACCAGATGGCAGTGTACAGAAAAATAACAACTTTACTGTTCTTTACTTAACAGGTCAAGTAAAACCTACAATATACATAAATAGAACATACATTTACTTTGTCATTTTCTTGTTTACATTAATATAAACTTGTTGATAATGTCTTAATTATAATGTTCTAGTTTGTATGTGGCTGTCTGTGttcttgtttttaattgctgttTTAccaggttctccttctccataaacaacatgaaatcaaggagagggttaacttttcctgctacagatttcccaccgtggtcagaaagcacaggcgAGACGCTTTGTCGGTTTCGCTCCAAAGCTaattgccgtcactctctcactctctctaccacacactccccacgcacaaACCCCGCGCCCTGCTGAGATCGATGCACACGCCAACggacaagtataaacttcaggccacttaggtaggctacggtgaaagctctacGTTGAACCTCCGTAGGATCATAAATCAAGCTCAACGTGATTAATAATGCTTCCACTTACTAATAACCAGAAGTGAATTTGTGTACTGATACCAAACACACAGGCATCCATTGGGCTAACAGTATGAGGCTCTGTTTGTGCATGTTTCTGTAACATCATCAGATGTGATCGCCAACTTGGCTTGTTTCCGTTTCTTCTGCTCTTCTCTGGAAAGGTAATACAGATTCTTGATAAATGTTGACACTTTGAttagttggaagtcttctgaaAGGAAACCCTGGATCACAGTAGGCTAAAATGAAATCACAAATATCAGCAGCCAGTTATTTACTCAGCTATACGTGTAAATGATCAATCACATTACATAAGAAGAGAGTTGCTTAAGGCAGGGCCTCCCCTTTTCTGAACCTGACCTATTCAGTGGGGCAACATCAGGGTGCCTCCTGGGGCtccagccccgaatgttttcttAAAAGCCCCCTAATCTTTGAGGATTTTAAAAcaacttcaactttgtgtcatttcccctcagtctctctgactggaccggCAAATCAATGGAGCAAAATTACTGATGACATTTCGCCGTTCATTCTGTGAACTCtactaaaaaaggtttcaaGATTAGTTatgctgtttacgccaaattcatACCCTACCTATGTCATGTAACttcaaaaatagaaacatcagacagtttttgCCTCTCAGGTGGCAGGAGTGATAATGAGTCATCCTCAACATtagttgtgttctggtttcagaataataaagacagttggagaacaggATGTCGGCTCTACAGGATGATTCTTTAATTTGGCGGCTAACACATTAttcccaaatgatgtacagattttGGGCATTCTGTTACAAAATGGCTTAAACAATAGTAGCTGCCATAAATGGAGCATGGCCCCGACCCCCCGGTTTTGGGCTGAGCCCTGAATGTTTACACATCTTGCTCCGTCTCTGGCTAAAGGGGGAAAAGCTCGGAAATACCTCCCAACCCCTCATACGCACACATCTGCAGTAGCTTAATGATGCCAAATCAAAAGTTATCAGGGGCCTTTTTAACTCGTGGGAAATTGTTGTGCAGATCTAACACACTGGAGTCActcctggggtctcatttataaacggcgtacgcacaaaacggggctgaaaatgtccgtacgccacttcccacgcaaaggttgtgatttataaaaaactaacttgacgggagaatgtgcggtcctccacgcaaactctgacccatgcgtacgcacattttggagacaatgggaattggcgacgcagatgttgaggtggtgaactgaagtcagactgcagaaagtacatGTGGgaataaattcaattcaattcaattcaattttatttatagtatcaaatcataacaagagttatctcgagacactttacagatagagtaggtctagaccaaactctgtactttacgaagccccaactattacagtggttgcctcaagagcaagcattagcagtagctattgcgacagtggcaaggaaaaactcccttttttgttaggaagaaacctagGCATTAAAGATTACGCTttatattttcaagtattaatgcctcacgcacattttttcactccatatcatccacgttaccatgaagattaaatccagcagtgttatttgcgcttgtactgagtgataattgttccataaacacttTGTAAAATCCaaatcaaatcttaaataaaaaattgttcttaatgtttaatcgaCGCTGTCTCACCATCACATTGTCCactacggagcgcaggaggatgAGATGGCCCGACTCCATGGAATAGAGGATAGCATttaaataccctagcattagataactgcagaacacagtgtaaataactaaatatctgtctttaaaactgtgcatatataatcaaatgtcaaagtctggaaatacagccgttaagctctcgcaCAATCGTTACCCTTAATGTCGTTATCGGTCCgtactttaatactgttcgtgacaaaacctgcatgaagaaaagtgtgtttgcctattagactttcatcttcaaattgtatcttggGGTGGGGGTTGATAGTtgtgatgctgtgattttggcaaggtgtctACAATCACtctaattgttgtaaacatataaatactgcggtgacccccccgtgcgtaatgctgcatgatggcattgctggccctgcaggaggactaacccccaatggaagaatcaggagagaaaaaggcttcagggaccatgatgaTGACTAGCTAATATGCTATAAATTCCAtaaagctgtgctcttggatctttgtactgaattgggtccagtagagagggcaacgcgccggaaccgtgtcatcccggtccaaatacaggtactcgccactctgggagaaaccggctgtttccagagggaaatggccagctaagtgttttttttaaaaataaatattatatataatcttcacctttatcactaaggcttgtttggatataatatacagtagttctgttaaatcttatcacataggtctggtatatcgaagctgtccctgagtgccgtaatgcctgcagTTTTGGAAGATATTATTAATAAAGGTAGTCTATAGAttaggtttccctacactgtgcgacAACAGGCCGAAATTATTATTCAACTTGCAGCAATTCACCAGCGTCTGAgaggttttttgctttttctccgccagtcgtcatgattcggTGACTGCCAGtctcattaacatactgatcagcattcaagaggtgctttgcattgactatttatggttaaaaatgggcgtgtacagggcgggataagaggctgattcacgtacgcacacttgtaggtaatctgtgatttataaagggaacattgcttacagatgtacgtacgcacggttttataaatctgaattgtttttggcgtacgccattttgggcttttgggcgtacgtacacttatagtaaggatcctacgcacagttttataaatgagacccctgaatTGTtctaaatagtaaaaaaaaaaaaaaacacttccttGTTTCTAACTCACATGTAGCTGAATTAACCAATCAGACGCTAGCAGAACTTAGCCTGAGGTTATAATGTGAGGAAAACCAGAGAGATAGATTCATAACTGCGGATCTAAATAATTAAAGATGTAAATATGTTAATTATAACTGTATGAACACAAATATGCAAATAGTTAACTgtataaacattgtaaatatatttttggtaaaaaattattttagttTAGTATGTAGGTCTCGGTTCAGCCAGGACTGCACTTTATTTTTAGTAACTTAGtagcatgtatatgtatatctaaatggaagtttattaaaaagatgtaAACAGTGCAGTGTGTTCAAAGTGTAGTCTATGTGTTTCAGGTGAGGACTAGTAAAGGAAAATCACTTTTTATGCAAATTTCAGCTAAAAACAGTCACACAGCAAAGAATAATGTCAATATTGACGTTTTAAAGATTTTGAATAGTataatttgaatacatttaaatttaaatgataAAAGGCACTTTATTATCAACTAACATAAATAGTTCAAGAACACAAGTACAGAGAGGCTTTTTtctaaatac
It includes:
- the LOC116042152 gene encoding uncharacterized protein LOC116042152; the encoded protein is MDIVDQSLAQQTGCVLDRLLKYSTDFMEYIDVDTNVDVKDFDRFHVFLSARGPQMETCLRETNRNQPTTNTEEPSQPLQSLLQKKAPQILTEYETTGVLSVPSRKLLVKTYIGDLVERCGFYPLSAEKLAVAKSIITTFPSLSVRVEGQGEGFEHYYDLVSGFLETKLRNLRRNLEQGQRRYRKRKVTNDCTGPEKPYSTEDGHASSTNEWATLIKRLRPSADNLSAIKSGMEKIYTCRRSWKYSTSTHGFWTCQVW